Proteins encoded within one genomic window of Jiangella mangrovi:
- a CDS encoding NAD(P)-binding protein, producing the protein MDTPFAITLGSASSRTNRTGAWRVERPVYRDLFPPCAAACPAGENVREWLHLAQDGDYEAAWREIMTVNPFPAIMGRVCYRPCETACNRGQLDETVGINSVERFLGDHAIDAGWAVAPGAATGRHVLVVGAGPAGLAAAYHLRLHGHDVTIRDAGPAVGGMMRFGIPAYRLPRDVLDAEVARILGMGVTLELNTRVDDVAAVREAEGFDAVFLAVGAQLSHRTYVPAGDSARILDALSVLRRTAGGAPPLLGRRVAVYGGGNTAVDVARTARRLGAADAVIVYRRTRDRMPAHESEVAEAEEEGVRLRWLSTIAQADEGRITVERMRLDESGFPQPTGEFDELDADAVVLALGQDSDLRLVSREPAVATARGRIVVDACFMTGLPGVFAGGDAISGDRTVTSAVGHGRRAAASIDAWLRETGTDPAVPIEEAGFDVLNTWYYTDAPHQHRAKLEAARRTSTFDEVVTGLDAATALFEARRCLSCGGCFECDNCYSVCPDDAVIKLGPGRRYEIDLEYCKGCGLCAAECPAGAITMIPEQRQESS; encoded by the coding sequence ATGGACACGCCGTTCGCCATCACACTCGGCTCGGCGTCGAGTCGGACGAACCGGACCGGCGCCTGGCGCGTCGAGCGCCCGGTCTACCGCGACCTGTTCCCGCCCTGCGCCGCCGCCTGCCCCGCTGGGGAGAACGTGCGCGAGTGGCTGCACCTCGCCCAGGACGGTGACTACGAAGCGGCCTGGCGGGAGATCATGACCGTCAACCCGTTCCCCGCGATCATGGGCCGGGTCTGCTACCGGCCGTGCGAGACCGCCTGCAACCGCGGGCAGCTCGACGAGACGGTCGGCATCAACTCGGTCGAGCGGTTCCTCGGCGACCACGCCATCGACGCCGGCTGGGCCGTCGCCCCGGGCGCGGCAACCGGGCGGCACGTGCTCGTCGTCGGGGCCGGGCCGGCCGGGCTGGCCGCCGCCTACCACCTGCGCCTGCACGGGCACGACGTGACGATCCGCGACGCCGGCCCGGCGGTCGGCGGCATGATGCGCTTCGGCATCCCTGCCTACCGGCTGCCGCGCGACGTTCTGGACGCCGAGGTCGCCCGCATCCTGGGCATGGGCGTGACGCTGGAGCTGAACACCCGGGTCGACGACGTCGCCGCCGTGCGAGAGGCCGAGGGATTCGACGCGGTCTTCCTCGCCGTCGGCGCCCAGCTCAGCCACCGCACCTACGTGCCGGCCGGTGACTCCGCACGCATCCTCGACGCCCTGTCCGTCCTGCGCCGCACCGCTGGCGGCGCGCCGCCGCTGCTCGGCCGCCGCGTGGCCGTCTACGGCGGCGGGAACACCGCCGTCGACGTCGCGCGCACTGCCCGGCGCCTCGGCGCGGCCGACGCCGTCATCGTCTACCGGCGCACCCGCGACCGGATGCCCGCGCACGAGTCCGAGGTTGCCGAGGCCGAGGAGGAGGGCGTGCGGTTGCGCTGGCTCTCCACCATCGCCCAGGCCGACGAGGGCCGTATCACCGTCGAGCGGATGCGGCTGGACGAGTCCGGTTTCCCGCAGCCGACCGGCGAGTTCGACGAGCTCGACGCCGACGCCGTCGTGCTGGCGCTCGGGCAGGACAGCGACCTCAGGCTGGTATCGCGCGAGCCGGCCGTCGCGACGGCGCGCGGCCGCATCGTCGTCGACGCCTGCTTCATGACCGGCCTGCCCGGCGTGTTCGCCGGTGGCGACGCCATCTCCGGCGACCGCACTGTCACCAGCGCCGTCGGCCACGGCCGCCGGGCCGCGGCGTCCATCGACGCCTGGCTGCGGGAGACGGGCACTGACCCAGCCGTACCGATCGAGGAGGCCGGGTTCGACGTGCTCAACACTTGGTACTACACCGATGCGCCCCACCAGCATCGCGCGAAGCTCGAGGCCGCGCGGCGCACGTCGACGTTCGACGAGGTGGTCACCGGCCTGGACGCCGCGACGGCGCTGTTCGAGGCGCGCCGCTGCCTGTCCTGCGGCGGCTGCTTCGAGTGCGACAACTGCTACAGCGTCTGCCCCGACGACGCCGTCATCAAGCTCGGTCCTGGCCGGCGATACGAGATCGACCTCGAGTACTGCAAGGGCTGCGGCCTCTGCGCCGCGGAGTGCCCGGCCGGCGCCATCACCATGATCCCCGAACAGCGACAGGAGTCGTCATGA
- a CDS encoding HAD family hydrolase — MTTVTLYLDRLDAVIFDVDSIVKGTAEAHVYGDTVRVLRELRLRYVPTAAVSSSRHRVQVLHSAGVAGLLDVRVDGADLDRLGLPGKPFPAAYQEAARRLGARPAGCAVVEDAVAGVRAGHTGGFGVVIGVDRGGDLAGALYDAGATVVVSSMSDVLLVERTPLRLVQARRGQADAVWNDRPVIWSQ; from the coding sequence ATGACCACGGTCACGCTGTACCTCGACCGGCTCGATGCCGTGATCTTCGACGTCGACAGCATCGTGAAGGGGACGGCAGAGGCGCACGTGTACGGCGATACCGTGCGAGTCCTTCGTGAGCTGCGGCTGCGATACGTGCCGACAGCGGCCGTGTCGTCGAGCCGGCACCGCGTCCAAGTGCTGCACTCGGCCGGGGTCGCCGGACTTCTCGACGTGCGGGTCGACGGAGCGGACCTGGACAGGCTCGGTCTCCCCGGCAAGCCGTTCCCCGCCGCCTACCAGGAGGCCGCGCGCCGCCTGGGTGCGCGCCCGGCCGGCTGCGCGGTCGTCGAGGATGCCGTCGCGGGCGTACGGGCCGGGCACACCGGCGGATTCGGTGTGGTCATCGGTGTGGACCGGGGCGGCGACTTGGCGGGGGCGCTGTACGACGCCGGCGCGACCGTGGTCGTCTCCTCGATGTCAGACGTGCTGCTCGTGGAGCGGACGCCGCTCCGGCTGGTGCAGGCGCGACGAGGTCAGGCCGATGCTGTCTGGAACGACCGTCCGGTGATCTGGTCGCAGTAG
- a CDS encoding flavodoxin family protein: MHALVVYESTFGNTQTIAEAIADGLARSMTVDLVEVGSAGTSLAGVDLLVVGGPTHAFSMSRASTRRSAAEQAPGGVISKTTGLREWLSTVDASDTMVATFDTKTDKPHLPGSAAKAARRVLRHRGFHPVAAAASFYVTGTTGPLVDGEGERARRWGDQIGLALS, translated from the coding sequence ATGCACGCACTCGTCGTCTACGAGTCCACGTTCGGCAACACCCAGACCATCGCCGAGGCGATCGCTGACGGACTGGCCCGGAGCATGACCGTCGATCTCGTCGAGGTCGGTTCTGCAGGAACGTCGCTCGCCGGCGTCGACCTCTTGGTGGTCGGCGGGCCGACCCACGCCTTCAGCATGAGCCGGGCCTCGACCCGCAGGAGCGCAGCGGAGCAGGCACCCGGAGGTGTCATCTCGAAGACCACCGGCCTGCGCGAGTGGCTGTCGACGGTGGACGCATCGGACACGATGGTGGCGACCTTCGACACCAAGACCGACAAGCCACACCTGCCCGGCTCGGCGGCGAAAGCCGCCCGGCGCGTCCTGCGCCACCGCGGGTTCCACCCGGTGGCGGCAGCGGCCAGCTTCTATGTGACCGGGACGACGGGTCCGCTCGTCGACGGTGAGGGGGAGCGCGCCCGCCGCTGGGGCGACCAGATCGGTCTCGCCCTGTCCTAG
- the gap gene encoding type I glyceraldehyde-3-phosphate dehydrogenase → MTVRVGINGFGHIGRTYLRAVLGRGIDVVAVNDVADVGTLAHLLAFDSTYGRLRQEVETDESALLVDGHRIEVFGEREPERLPWGELGVDIVIESTGRFRTRDDAAAHLKAGARKVLISAPGKSVDVTLVMGVNEHIYDPEVHDVVSNASCTTNCVAPMVKVLNDAFGIVKGFMTTVHGYTGDQKLLDGPHKDLRRARSAAVNIIPTSTGAARSVGVVIPELAGRLDGVALRVPVEDGSLVDLAVVLERGVTAAEVNQAFQLAAGSGLLAGRLSYVTRPIVSRDVIGDSAACLFDSSLTAADGDLVKVFGWYDNEWGYTAQLADLTTYVADRL, encoded by the coding sequence ATGACCGTACGAGTGGGCATCAACGGATTCGGCCACATCGGGCGCACCTACCTGCGCGCCGTGCTCGGCCGGGGGATCGACGTGGTCGCCGTCAACGACGTTGCGGACGTCGGGACGCTGGCGCATCTGCTCGCCTTCGATTCCACCTACGGCCGGTTGCGCCAGGAAGTGGAGACCGACGAGTCGGCGCTCCTCGTCGACGGGCACCGGATCGAGGTGTTCGGCGAGCGAGAGCCCGAGCGCCTGCCATGGGGCGAGCTCGGTGTGGACATCGTCATCGAGTCCACGGGCAGGTTCCGGACGCGGGACGACGCGGCCGCGCATCTCAAGGCCGGCGCGCGCAAGGTCCTCATCTCCGCACCCGGCAAGAGCGTCGACGTCACCCTCGTGATGGGTGTCAACGAGCACATCTACGACCCCGAGGTCCACGACGTCGTCTCCAACGCATCCTGCACGACGAACTGCGTCGCCCCCATGGTCAAGGTGCTGAATGACGCGTTCGGGATCGTCAAGGGCTTCATGACGACGGTGCACGGCTATACCGGCGACCAGAAGCTGCTGGACGGCCCGCACAAGGACCTGCGCCGTGCGCGATCCGCCGCGGTGAACATCATCCCGACCAGCACCGGCGCCGCCCGCTCCGTGGGCGTCGTGATCCCTGAGCTGGCCGGCCGCCTGGACGGGGTGGCGCTGCGGGTGCCCGTCGAGGACGGCTCCCTGGTGGATCTGGCCGTCGTGCTCGAACGCGGCGTCACGGCCGCCGAGGTGAACCAGGCCTTCCAGTTGGCGGCCGGCAGCGGACTGCTCGCGGGCCGGCTCTCCTACGTCACCCGGCCGATCGTGTCGCGGGACGTCATCGGCGACTCTGCGGCGTGCCTGTTCGACTCGAGTCTCACCGCGGCCGACGGCGACCTGGTGAAGGTCTTCGGCTGGTACGACAACGAGTGGGGCTACACCGCTCAGCTCGCCGACCTCACCACCTACGTGGCCGACCGGCTCTGA
- the ppsA gene encoding phosphoenolpyruvate synthase, translated as MSTTLVVPFDLVGRADVALVGGKNASLGELTRHLTYAGIPVPPGFAVTADAYRLFLEANGLTERIAAEISRLDHGAPLAEVGERVRTLIRHGQLPRELVTEIAAFYRDLGAATGDDEPAVAVRSSATAEDLPEASFAGQQESFLNIRGLDGVVAATQRCFASLFTDRAISYRRDLGFGELDVALSVGVQLMVGADRAGAGTAFSIDTESGFPRVVLVNAAWGLGESVVSGAVDPDEYVVFKPLLDEPGVRPVISRAKGRKEQKVVYRATGGTTAVATSVEERDAWVLETEEILRIARWVVAIEHHYGTAVDVEWAKDGRTGALYVVQARPETVQTRRHATMMRTYRLRETAEPVVSGLAVGDAIGSGVVCKLSSAADIDAFPDGAVLVTGITDPDWEPIMKKAAAIVTDHGGRTSHAAIVSRELGVPAVVGTGSATTVLADGEPVTVSCAEGDQGHVYRGRLAYSEEDLDLATIPETRTRVMLNVADPAAAFRWWRLPADGVGLLRMEFLVANHIKVHPMALAHPDRLDAPTRQRVERMTHGSLSPADYFVDRLADGIARIAAAHWPHPVVVRMSDFKTNEYATLIGGAVFEPTEENPMLGWRGASRYYSPGYRDGFALECRAIRRVRDEIGLQNVIVMIPFCRTLDEGRQVLATMADDGLIRGENDLKVYVMAEIPSNIILAARFAELFDGFSIGSNDLTQLTLGVDRDSDILAPLFDERDAAVEWSIRRLIDLAHGAGVSVGLCGQRPSDDPDFARTLVRAGIDSISVTPDSLLSVIQHVAAAEQENADAA; from the coding sequence ATGAGCACCACGCTGGTCGTCCCGTTCGATCTGGTCGGGCGCGCGGACGTCGCGCTGGTCGGCGGCAAGAACGCCTCCTTGGGCGAGTTGACCCGGCATCTGACGTACGCCGGAATACCCGTCCCACCCGGTTTCGCCGTCACCGCAGACGCCTACCGCCTCTTCCTGGAGGCCAATGGGCTGACGGAACGGATCGCCGCCGAGATCAGCCGGCTCGACCACGGGGCACCGCTGGCCGAGGTCGGCGAACGGGTGCGAACGCTCATCCGACACGGGCAGTTGCCGCGCGAGCTGGTCACTGAGATCGCCGCGTTCTACCGCGACCTCGGCGCGGCGACAGGTGACGACGAGCCGGCCGTGGCCGTCCGCAGCAGCGCCACCGCCGAGGACCTGCCCGAGGCCAGTTTCGCCGGGCAGCAGGAGAGCTTCCTCAACATCCGGGGCCTGGACGGGGTGGTCGCGGCCACCCAGCGCTGCTTCGCGTCGCTGTTCACCGATCGTGCCATCAGTTACCGCCGTGACCTCGGCTTCGGCGAACTCGATGTCGCACTGTCCGTGGGGGTGCAGCTCATGGTGGGCGCTGACCGTGCCGGCGCCGGCACCGCCTTTTCGATCGACACCGAGAGCGGCTTCCCGCGTGTGGTGCTGGTCAACGCCGCCTGGGGCCTCGGCGAGTCCGTCGTCAGCGGGGCGGTCGACCCCGACGAGTACGTCGTCTTCAAGCCGTTGCTCGATGAGCCGGGCGTTCGCCCGGTGATCTCGCGCGCCAAGGGCCGCAAGGAGCAGAAGGTCGTCTATCGGGCGACCGGAGGCACCACGGCCGTGGCGACGAGCGTCGAGGAGCGCGACGCATGGGTGCTCGAGACCGAGGAGATCCTGCGGATCGCCCGCTGGGTCGTCGCGATCGAGCACCATTACGGCACCGCCGTCGACGTCGAGTGGGCCAAGGACGGCCGGACCGGCGCGCTCTACGTCGTTCAGGCCCGGCCGGAGACCGTGCAGACCCGCCGGCACGCGACGATGATGCGCACCTACCGCCTCCGTGAGACGGCCGAACCGGTCGTCAGCGGACTCGCGGTCGGCGATGCGATCGGCAGCGGCGTCGTCTGCAAGCTGTCCAGCGCCGCCGACATCGACGCCTTTCCCGACGGCGCCGTCCTGGTCACCGGGATCACCGATCCCGACTGGGAACCCATCATGAAGAAGGCCGCGGCGATCGTCACCGACCACGGCGGCCGCACCTCGCATGCGGCGATCGTGAGCCGCGAGCTCGGGGTCCCCGCCGTCGTCGGGACCGGCTCGGCCACCACCGTCCTGGCCGATGGCGAACCCGTCACCGTCTCCTGCGCCGAAGGAGACCAAGGCCACGTCTACCGCGGCCGGCTCGCCTACAGCGAGGAGGACCTCGACCTCGCCACGATCCCCGAGACACGCACCCGCGTCATGCTCAACGTGGCCGACCCCGCCGCGGCATTCCGTTGGTGGCGGCTGCCCGCCGACGGCGTTGGGCTGCTGCGGATGGAATTCCTCGTCGCCAACCACATCAAGGTCCACCCGATGGCCCTGGCACACCCGGACCGGCTCGACGCACCGACCCGGCAGCGGGTGGAACGGATGACGCACGGCAGCCTCAGCCCGGCGGACTACTTCGTCGATCGGCTCGCCGACGGCATCGCCCGGATCGCCGCCGCTCACTGGCCGCACCCGGTCGTCGTCCGGATGAGCGACTTCAAGACCAACGAGTACGCGACCCTCATCGGCGGCGCCGTCTTCGAGCCGACTGAGGAGAACCCGATGCTCGGCTGGCGTGGCGCGAGCCGCTACTACTCGCCCGGCTACCGCGACGGGTTCGCGCTCGAGTGCCGCGCGATCCGCCGGGTCCGCGACGAGATCGGCCTGCAGAACGTCATCGTGATGATCCCGTTCTGCCGCACCCTGGACGAAGGACGGCAGGTGCTCGCCACCATGGCCGACGACGGCCTCATCCGCGGCGAGAACGACCTGAAGGTCTACGTCATGGCCGAGATCCCGTCGAACATCATCCTGGCCGCCCGGTTCGCCGAGCTGTTCGACGGCTTCTCCATCGGCAGCAACGACCTCACCCAGCTGACCCTGGGCGTCGACCGCGACTCCGACATCCTGGCCCCGTTGTTCGACGAACGCGACGCCGCCGTCGAGTGGAGCATCAGGCGCCTCATCGACCTCGCGCATGGGGCCGGCGTGTCCGTCGGACTGTGCGGTCAGCGGCCCAGCGACGATCCGGACTTCGCGAGGACACTGGTCCGCGCCGGCATCGACTCCATCTCCGTGACTCCGGACAGCCTGCTGAGCGTCATCCAGCATGTGGCCGCCGCCGAACAGGAGAACGCCGACGCCGCGTAA
- a CDS encoding dsRBD fold-containing protein has protein sequence MAVTKHWTVDLYIGEHENGVTFAEARLITHATDGLRAVGKARLNPHDANVPEVGDEIAAARALRVLADDLLDVAADDVEDLTHQPVHLESR, from the coding sequence ATGGCCGTCACCAAGCACTGGACCGTCGACCTCTACATCGGCGAACACGAGAACGGCGTGACCTTCGCCGAGGCGCGCCTGATCACCCACGCCACCGACGGGCTCCGCGCGGTCGGCAAGGCGCGTCTCAACCCTCACGACGCGAACGTGCCGGAGGTCGGTGACGAGATCGCCGCCGCCCGGGCGCTACGCGTGCTCGCCGACGACCTGCTGGACGTGGCCGCAGACGATGTGGAGGACCTCACCCACCAGCCCGTCCATCTCGAGAGCCGGTGA
- a CDS encoding universal stress protein yields MTTTPIPAEHVAPVNARQIVVGLDGSPSALVALDWAASEARTRGCGLTLVYAHPGDRYSLAVLDTAPQELADDIFDEALDRLATSGFGDLDVRTVLRYGLVPRILLRASMRAPMLVVGRQGLGRFAELVMGSTSLACAAHARVPLTIVPESWEAPARARNCVLLGVDGSARGEAAVEYAFRLAAERGARIVAVHAMQLPLGYPTDRPLRPDTARYEEAAAEVYLTSVNPWLAKFPDVEVTTAVEYGHPALALAQYAAGADLAVIGGRGHGRVTGMLLGSVARSVLRRMPIPVTVIRDPRA; encoded by the coding sequence ATGACGACAACACCCATTCCCGCCGAACACGTGGCGCCGGTGAACGCCCGGCAGATCGTCGTCGGGCTCGACGGCTCTCCGAGCGCGCTGGTCGCACTGGACTGGGCCGCCTCGGAGGCCCGGACCCGTGGCTGCGGCCTGACCCTGGTGTACGCCCACCCGGGCGACCGCTACTCGCTGGCGGTCCTCGACACCGCACCGCAGGAGCTTGCCGACGACATCTTCGACGAGGCCCTGGACCGACTGGCCACCAGCGGATTCGGCGATCTCGACGTGCGCACAGTCCTGCGTTACGGCCTGGTGCCGCGGATCCTGCTGCGTGCCTCGATGCGAGCGCCGATGCTCGTCGTCGGCAGGCAAGGGCTGGGACGGTTCGCCGAGCTCGTGATGGGCTCGACGTCGCTGGCGTGTGCCGCTCACGCGAGGGTGCCGCTGACGATCGTTCCGGAGAGTTGGGAAGCCCCCGCGCGGGCGCGCAACTGCGTGCTGCTCGGTGTCGATGGCTCCGCTCGCGGAGAAGCTGCCGTGGAGTACGCATTCAGACTCGCGGCCGAACGAGGTGCGAGGATCGTCGCCGTCCACGCGATGCAGCTGCCCCTCGGCTACCCGACGGACCGACCCCTGCGTCCCGATACCGCCCGCTATGAGGAGGCCGCTGCTGAGGTCTATTTGACATCGGTGAATCCGTGGCTCGCGAAGTTCCCCGATGTCGAGGTGACGACGGCGGTCGAGTACGGCCACCCGGCGCTCGCTCTCGCCCAGTACGCGGCCGGGGCGGATCTCGCCGTGATCGGCGGCCGCGGCCACGGACGGGTCACCGGAATGCTGCTCGGCTCGGTAGCGCGCAGCGTCCTGCGCCGCATGCCGATCCCCGTCACCGTCATCCGAGATCCCAGGGCCTGA
- a CDS encoding pyridoxamine 5'-phosphate oxidase family protein — MTTDPRTGMTVLDEDACWSLLGSASIARVAVAIAGDVEVFPVNIVVDERTVVFRTGEGTKLAASVIAPRVAVEADGVDPARGRAWSVVVKGRAERLERFTDIYRAEDLALPSWTEHPKQWFVRVYCDQITGRSFQTASA; from the coding sequence GTGACCACGGATCCCCGGACGGGCATGACTGTGCTGGACGAGGACGCCTGCTGGAGCCTGTTGGGTTCCGCGAGCATCGCCCGGGTGGCCGTGGCGATCGCGGGCGACGTCGAGGTGTTCCCAGTGAACATCGTCGTCGACGAACGCACCGTCGTGTTCCGCACTGGCGAGGGCACGAAGCTGGCCGCCTCGGTGATCGCGCCGCGGGTCGCGGTCGAGGCCGACGGCGTCGATCCGGCCAGGGGCCGGGCGTGGAGTGTCGTGGTCAAGGGCCGGGCGGAGCGGCTGGAACGGTTCACCGACATCTACCGCGCCGAGGACCTGGCACTCCCGTCCTGGACCGAGCACCCGAAGCAATGGTTCGTCCGCGTCTACTGCGACCAGATCACCGGACGGTCGTTCCAGACAGCATCGGCCTGA
- a CDS encoding transketolase C-terminal domain-containing protein, with the protein MRRQIEGSQAVAAAVAVCRPEVICAYPISPQTHIVEALSATVKSGALAPCEFINVESEFAAMSVAIGASAAGARAYTATASQGLLYMAEAVYNAAGLGLPIVMTIANRAIGAPINIWNDHSDSMVMRDAGWIQLYAEDNQEAADLHVQAFALAERLSVPVMVCMDGFVLTHAFEEVDVPEQDVVDAFLPPYRPRQALDPSDPVTIGAMVGPEAFTEVRYLAHVNQLRALDAIPAIRAGFAAAFGRDTGGLVRPYRTDDADTVVVALGSVLGTVKDVADELRDDGVPVGVVGITTYRPFPFDAVRAALGSARRVVVVERAFSAGTGGIVTPDVRAAVPGTPCSTVVAGLGGRPITKASLRDVLSDAHGARLEPLTFLDLDLTNVERELARATAR; encoded by the coding sequence ATGCGTAGGCAGATCGAGGGCTCGCAGGCCGTCGCCGCCGCCGTGGCCGTGTGCCGGCCGGAGGTGATCTGCGCCTACCCGATCTCGCCGCAGACGCACATCGTCGAGGCGCTGAGCGCGACCGTGAAGTCCGGTGCGCTCGCGCCCTGCGAGTTCATCAACGTCGAGTCCGAGTTCGCTGCCATGTCCGTCGCCATCGGCGCGTCGGCCGCCGGCGCCCGCGCGTACACGGCGACCGCCAGCCAGGGACTGCTGTACATGGCCGAGGCTGTCTACAACGCGGCCGGGCTGGGTCTGCCGATCGTCATGACGATCGCCAACCGGGCCATCGGCGCGCCCATCAACATCTGGAACGACCACAGCGACTCGATGGTCATGCGCGACGCCGGCTGGATCCAGCTCTACGCGGAGGACAACCAGGAGGCCGCCGACCTGCACGTCCAGGCGTTCGCGCTGGCGGAGCGGCTGTCGGTGCCGGTCATGGTGTGCATGGACGGCTTCGTCCTGACTCACGCCTTCGAGGAGGTCGACGTCCCCGAGCAGGACGTCGTCGACGCGTTCCTGCCGCCGTACCGGCCGCGCCAGGCACTGGACCCCTCCGATCCGGTCACCATCGGTGCGATGGTCGGTCCCGAGGCGTTCACGGAGGTCCGTTACCTCGCCCACGTCAACCAGTTGCGCGCGCTCGACGCGATCCCGGCGATCAGGGCGGGCTTTGCCGCGGCCTTCGGCCGGGACACCGGCGGCCTGGTGCGGCCGTACCGCACCGATGACGCCGACACCGTCGTGGTCGCGCTCGGATCCGTCCTCGGCACCGTCAAGGACGTGGCCGACGAGCTGCGCGACGACGGCGTGCCTGTGGGCGTCGTCGGCATCACCACCTACCGGCCGTTCCCGTTCGATGCGGTGCGTGCCGCACTTGGGTCGGCACGCCGCGTCGTGGTGGTCGAGCGAGCGTTCTCGGCCGGCACCGGCGGCATCGTCACGCCGGACGTGCGCGCCGCCGTCCCGGGCACGCCGTGCTCGACCGTGGTGGCCGGGCTCGGCGGCCGACCCATCACCAAGGCCTCGCTGCGCGACGTGCTGAGCGACGCGCACGGCGCCAGGCTCGAGCCGCTGACCTTCCTCGACCTCGATCTGACGAACGTCGAGCGCGAGCTCGCCCGCGCCACCGCCCGCTGA
- a CDS encoding 2-oxoacid:acceptor oxidoreductase family protein, with the protein MFQVRIHGRGGQGVVTAAELLSVAAFAEGRHAQAFPSFGSERTGAPVVAFCRIADVAIRLREPVLSPDAIIVQDLTLFEAMDVFAGLKDGGYVLLNAPSGPAELGIGERLRRYLPGHVATVPASELAERHIGRPVPNAALLGAFAALTGVVSVDSVLAAIRGRFGDGLVEGNLAAAAEACDLVHAELGSRSHA; encoded by the coding sequence ATGTTTCAGGTGCGGATCCACGGGCGCGGAGGCCAAGGTGTCGTGACAGCGGCCGAGCTGCTGTCCGTCGCCGCCTTCGCCGAGGGCCGGCACGCGCAGGCGTTCCCGAGCTTCGGCTCGGAGCGCACGGGCGCGCCGGTGGTCGCGTTCTGCCGGATCGCCGACGTCGCGATCCGGCTGCGCGAGCCGGTGCTGAGTCCGGACGCGATCATCGTTCAGGACCTGACCCTCTTCGAGGCGATGGACGTGTTCGCCGGCCTGAAGGACGGCGGTTACGTCCTGCTGAACGCGCCGTCGGGTCCGGCCGAGCTGGGAATCGGCGAGCGGCTGCGCCGGTATCTGCCGGGCCACGTCGCCACGGTCCCTGCCAGTGAGCTGGCGGAGCGGCACATCGGCCGCCCAGTGCCCAATGCGGCGTTGCTCGGCGCCTTCGCCGCCCTGACGGGGGTGGTGTCCGTCGACTCCGTGCTGGCAGCCATCAGGGGCCGGTTCGGCGACGGTCTCGTCGAGGGCAACCTCGCCGCCGCTGCCGAGGCCTGCGACCTGGTCCATGCCGAGCTGGGGAGTAGATCTCATGCGTAG
- a CDS encoding thiamine pyrophosphate-dependent enzyme — MAVQQIAHQQTGSLVAGNRLLNLERRSGQAQPDRANALTCGHRACRGCGEALGARWVVDAALRATGNRLIAVNATGCLEVFSTPYPESAWQLPWLHSLFGNAPAVATGVAAALRAKGCTDIRVLGQGGDGGTVDIGFGCLSGMFERNDDVLYVCYDNEAYMNTGVQRSGATPPAARTATTQAVGPEPGNVFGQGKNVPAIAMAHEIPYVATATVADLRDLEYKVTRAMQLHGARYLHVLVPCPLGWGSEAHDTIRLARLATQCGLFPVYEAEHGEITAVTTIRRPARVVDYLCRQSRYAHLFRPRRRTDVIARIQAQADRNIVRYGLLSPRDAEEVP; from the coding sequence ATGGCCGTCCAGCAGATCGCACATCAGCAGACCGGCAGCCTGGTCGCCGGCAACCGGTTGCTGAACCTCGAGCGGCGGTCCGGTCAGGCCCAGCCCGATCGCGCCAACGCGCTGACCTGCGGGCACCGTGCCTGCCGCGGCTGCGGCGAGGCACTCGGTGCCCGCTGGGTGGTCGATGCCGCGCTGCGTGCCACCGGCAACCGGCTGATCGCCGTCAACGCCACCGGCTGCCTCGAGGTGTTCTCGACGCCGTACCCGGAGAGCGCGTGGCAGCTGCCCTGGCTGCACTCGCTGTTCGGGAACGCGCCCGCCGTCGCGACCGGCGTGGCCGCCGCCCTGCGGGCCAAGGGCTGCACCGACATCCGCGTCCTGGGCCAGGGTGGCGACGGCGGCACCGTGGACATCGGCTTCGGCTGCCTCTCCGGCATGTTCGAGCGCAACGACGACGTCCTCTACGTCTGCTACGACAACGAGGCCTACATGAACACCGGCGTGCAGCGCTCCGGTGCCACGCCGCCGGCCGCTCGCACGGCGACGACCCAGGCAGTCGGCCCGGAGCCGGGCAACGTGTTCGGGCAGGGCAAGAACGTCCCGGCCATCGCGATGGCGCACGAGATCCCGTACGTCGCGACGGCCACCGTCGCGGACCTGCGCGACCTGGAATACAAAGTGACCCGCGCCATGCAGTTGCACGGCGCGCGGTACCTGCACGTGCTGGTGCCCTGCCCGCTCGGCTGGGGTAGTGAGGCGCACGACACCATCCGCCTCGCCCGCCTCGCCACGCAGTGCGGGCTGTTCCCCGTATACGAGGCCGAGCACGGCGAGATCACCGCGGTCACCACGATCCGTCGGCCGGCCCGCGTCGTCGACTACCTGTGCCGGCAGAGCCGCTACGCCCACCTGTTCCGGCCGCGGCGCCGGACCGATGTCATCGCGCGGATCCAGGCCCAGGCCGACCGGAACATCGTCCGCTACGGGCTGCTGAGCCCGCGGGACGCAGAGGAGGTGCCCTGA